In the genome of Arabidopsis thaliana chromosome 4, partial sequence, the window GGAATAATGGCGGAAGTGAACTGTGAAGGATGTTGGTGATGAGGAGGTTGATCTTTGACCTGAGTCTCCGCCGTCGAAGCATGGTGCCCACACCTATCACACTTCACCGGCACCAGTATCCGACGACAAGACGGACACGACGACCGTGAAGTCAACCACTTGTCTATACACGCCACGTGGAAGGCGTGACTACACAGCGGTAAGATTCTGATTTCTTCGCCCTCCGAAAATTCCGTTATGCATATTGCACACTCGGTGGATGAATCTCCGTCTCCGACTGAAGAGCACGGTAGATCGTCAGCGGCGGCGGCGGTAGAGGCAGAGGCGGTGTAAGTTGATTTAGGGAGAGCTTGAAGTGCTTTTTTCTTGAGGCCTTTGTTAGGCGGTGGAGCTTCTCCGACGGCGGCGGGATTAACTCCGGTGAGACGGCGGAGCCAAGCGCAGCGAGCTACGGCGGCTAAACCGGCTACGCATACGAGAGCGCAGAGAAGTGCTGAGAGAATCACAACCATGTCGGTTTCGGCGGCGAGGATTTCTTCCGGTGGTGGAGGCGACGCCGTACCAAGGAATCTAGAGGAGCGagtcattttgttttggttttgagttctGTTTTTAGGGGAAGAGGAAATGTGAAAGACAGAAGGAAGAGAgactttgttgttgtttagaggagaagaagaatctgatcCAAGTTATAATAGagacac includes:
- the RHA3B gene encoding RING-H2 finger A3B (RING-H2 finger A3B (RHA3B); FUNCTIONS IN: zinc ion binding; INVOLVED IN: response to chitin; EXPRESSED IN: 20 plant structures; EXPRESSED DURING: 13 growth stages; CONTAINS InterPro DOMAIN/s: Zinc finger, RING-type (InterPro:IPR001841), Zinc finger, C3HC4 RING-type (InterPro:IPR018957); BEST Arabidopsis thaliana protein match is: RING-H2 finger A3A (TAIR:AT2G17450.1); Has 1807 Blast hits to 1807 proteins in 277 species: Archae - 0; Bacteria - 0; Metazoa - 736; Fungi - 347; Plants - 385; Viruses - 0; Other Eukaryotes - 339 (source: NCBI BLink).) encodes the protein MTRSSRFLGTASPPPPEEILAAETDMVVILSALLCALVCVAGLAAVARCAWLRRLTGVNPAAVGEAPPPNKGLKKKALQALPKSTYTASASTAAAADDLPCSSVGDGDSSTECAICITEFSEGEEIRILPLCSHAFHVACIDKWLTSRSSCPSCRRILVPVKCDRCGHHASTAETQVKDQPPHHQHPSQFTSAIIPAFLP